The genomic DNA CATGTGTTCATGGAAAGAAACAACAAGAAGATCTGCTGAGGAAAGAAATTGGAAACTCTTACTGCCATTATGGGAATGACAGTGTTGGGCGAATGAAAAACAGAGCAGGGAGATACTTAAATAGATTACAATTGAAACAACACTGACATTGATTAAGTTCTTACCAAGAGCCAGGAACTGTGCTGGGGACCTCACTTTACAggtatcatttaatttaattttcacacaggacagaaattaatgttttcatttttcagaacaTTAGAGCAAATGTAGGACTGAATTTTTTGCATCAATGGCTACTATGCTAATATCAGGACCTATTAGAAGTACACAGTCATGAAAGTTGGAATTTAAAGAGATATTCAGGATGATTTAATCCAACCACCCATCTAAACCTTGCATCCATCAACAATATCTGCTCCGTGGCCTTTTAGGCTGTGCTCGAACATTTCTGGCTATAAGATCAGATTATGTGTGACTGTAATGTTCTCTGATGTGAAACCAGATATTTCTTCCAATAGTTTCAAGCAGGTCATTTGACTTCATTCTCTTGGAGACATATAAAATGAGTCCAATATCaaaatggggagcctgggtggctcagtcagttaagcatctgactcttaatttcgacttaggtcatgatcttggctcaggtaatgatctcacagttcatgtgtttgagccctgcattgggggtccgtgctgacagcactgagcctgcttgggattctctctttccctctctctctgtcctttcccaattttagcattctctctttctctatcaaaataaataaataaacttaaaaaaatgaatccaaCATCTTTTAAATGTAGCATTATGTTGAACATTTGGCAGTAACTGTTATGTGtcacataaatctttttttgCTAATAAATATCCTCAGTTACTTCAGCCATTCCTTAAAAGACAAGATTTCTGAtagtttttctgaaattttccagtttttctaaaTCACAGAAAGCATTGTAACCCAAATTGAAAACAATATTCCAACTGTTGCTTgagtattaagaaaataaatttccattttctagaatctctttaatttctttgcaatctaaatgaaatatatattagccttttttttttaaaatcacatcgTTGTCTCGTATTGAATTTAATCTAAAATTTGTAGTTGTATTTTGCACGTGTTCTAATAATCCATACCTCTATCGTCTTTCAATTCTGTAGAGAGTACGTGAGAAATACATGATAAGAAGACACCAGGGTGTTTTTCTTCCAAAACCTTGCTCATATTTTGGGAATAAGTGTAGTTTTCTGGCCTCCACCACCAACATGAAGTCCAATtaacttaaattatttataatcctCTGCTTCTCTGGCCATAGTGATGCAATATATTACCTAAATTTTGGCCATTGTGTCACTCCCCTGGGATTAGTTGAATTTATAAACAAAGGAAGACAGTTTTCACTATGGGAGAAGTTGTTGAGGTGTAAGTATACTATGTTCTTACCTTATGAGGCAGCAGCTTTCTTCCTGGGTGAAGGAACCCTCGACGAACAGACTAGCAGAATTCCAGGTGGGATGGTATTGGTAGTTGCCCAGTTCTTCAGGTTTTTATTCTGAGTTCGAGTTCTAGTAAGGAAAATGATTCAGGTCAAAATAACAACTTTTTACAGACTTGTGAATCCTATGTTTATTAACTGTATAAAACAAGTTactctttcttattttgaattaaatgaaaatttaatcatTATGCCATTTGATAAGTGTGACATTACTGTATACATATAGGATATCCCAAAGGATATAGGAAAGAGTCATTAGAAATAACAGTAGTTGAATTACCATATTGtaacctgaaactagtattagactgcatgttaattaactggaatttgaataaagacttaaaaaaaagaaataatggtagTAACTTTCCTACTAACtagctcaaaaaaaaatctaaaacttggtgttttctattaaaaattagaaatatcttaATTATAAGTATCTTGAATTTTCCTCTGGTCAGCTGGAATCATAGGTTGCCCTAGAGTGATGGAAGAGATTCAAGAGATACCAACATTATGAATGTCCCTTGATGAGGAATAAAATAATGATCTCCATAAAATTATTCtgtctcatacacacacacacacacacaccacaagtacactcattttctgttttttaagcttaGAACCAGATGAGGGGATAATGGACCCTGGAAATATTTCCACAGTAACTGAGTTCATCCTCGCTGGGCTAACAGAGAAGACCGGATTCCAGctgcccctttccttcttcttcctagGAGTCTATGTGGTCACGGTGGTGGGGAACCTGGCCATGATCACACTGATAGGGCTCAGTGCTCACctgcacacccccatgtactATTTCCTCAGCAATTTGTCCTTCATTGATCTCTGCCATTCCACTGTCATTACCCCCAAAATGCTAGTGAACTTTGTGACTGAGAAGAACATAATTTCCTACTCAGCATGCATGACTCAGctctatttcttcctcctttttgctATCTCAGAGTGTCACATGTTAGCTGCAATGGCTTATGACCGCTATGCTGCCATCTGCAACCCCTTGCTTTACAATGTCGTCATGTCTTCACACATCTGTTTCCGGCTCACAGTGGGAGTTTATATTTTGGGCATCGTTGGATCTACAATCCATACGGGTTTTATGATGAGGCTCCTTTTCTGCCAGCGCAATGTGATTAACCATTATTTCTGTGATCTCTTTCCACTCCTGGAGATATCCTGTTCCAGCATCTTCATCAATGAATTATTGGTCCTAGTCTTGAGTGCATTTAACATTCTGACTCCTGCCTTCACCATCCTTGCCTCCTACATCTTCATCATTGCCAGCATCCTCCGCATCCGCTCCACCGAGGGCAGGTGCAAAGCCTTCAGGACCTGCAGCTCCCACATCTCCGCTGTTGCCGTTTTCTTTGGATCTGCTGCGTTCATGTACCTGCAGCCATCATCCGTGAGCTCCATGGACCAAGGGAGAGTGTCCTCTGTGTTTTATACCACCATTGTGCCCATGCTGAACCCCCTGATCTATAGTCTGCAGAATAAGGATGTCAAATTTGCCCTGAAGAAAATTCAGGGCAGTAGAAAATGTTCATGAATAGAATCAATATCATAATGTCATATCAGAAGCAGGTCTTTCAGATTTGCTGAGATATGTAATGTGTTAGGTTTATTGTACACAGTTTTGGAAATCCAATGACACTTCCCCAAAGAACACAATTCCTAAATTCCCCTCCAGGCCACTCCTTTGAACCTTATTAAAGTGATTATGTGtggagaaatacaaagaataaagtcAAAGACTCTGGAGTATGAAAGTagccttagttttattttaattataatacaaCAATAAGATGACAATGAATATTTTGAAGATAATAGCAATATGTATAttattaagattttataaaatatcaagcAATATGCCGAACACTTTAAATGGACAACTTTGTTTACAGCATTTACTTACCAAATATTTAGTTTTCCCTGAGGAAAAGCCCTAGTATTATTCccctttaaaagaaatagaacctTATTTAGTTTGAGTAAATGCCCTATGTCCCAAACATAATAAGTTATTAATCCTAGGCAGTTTGGCTCCAGGACCCATGATTTTACTTAAACGGTACTTTGGCCTCAAGTAACTGTAGACAGGTCTAAGACATCCTAGAAAATTCCTGTACACAAACAGCTTCCCTAGTTCCTTATATGACAGTGCTGCTTTCCTATAGATATCTTCAAtcctattttcacttttatttcatttgatataATCAGAATCTTTCAAACCTGTGTCGATCAAAGCAAAATATTGGAGACTCCTTATGGAGTCCCATTACAGAAACTAAAGTTATTATTCTTGATAGCAATAATTTGTATAGTAGCTCAACCGACACTGCGTTGTCTTTATACCAGTGACCATGCAGCTATTTATGAAGTAACTGCTACAAAAGCTAAAAATCTTGCTAAGTTGTATCATTTTCATGTGGTTATGCTCTTTCCCCCATAATTTACAAACAATTGCTATGtcatgtcaattttatctttaaaacatatttcccttcatattttgcttttctgcttctggACATTTAAAATCTTGTAACTGAGGACTTGTTTGATAATTCTGAATATtcaactgttctctctctcttctcagttCAAACCTGCCACCTCATCATTGTCAGATCAATGTTCCTAGGAGAGTATGCTGTTTTATTCACCTGATATGAAAGTTGCAGTGTTTACATATAGtttccaaagacagaaaaaaaaaatcttaccactCTTGTATTCCATTAACCATTCATTCGTTGATATCAAATGTTCATATGAGAAAGccctcatatttttatttgacttaATTTTCATCGGTCcaaaaatggataagaaaaatggTTACAATTGCAACTCTTAGGTGTGATTCCTAGTCCAATGCTCTGTCCAACAGACACAAAAACACTCACACAGGACAAACAAAAAGAGACCTGGTGGGTAGACCCTTGAATTACTGGGGCTTAAGTTCTTATATGAGATGCAGACTCAGTGAAGGGTAATGGCAAcatcaagaaagaggaagaaagcatcTGCAGACCCAGAAAATCATGTCATATTTTGAGTAATATGGAAAAGctacaaaagagaaaagtagacAGAGGACAGTTCATGAATCACCTCTGGATCACTGTCAGACATCACTCATTTTAGTGAAGGGAGGTGCTGAATATTTTTTAGGCAGGGGAGTGAAAAAAGTAGTTTCACATGTTAGTAGTATCACACTTATGCTGGTTGGAAGATAATGGAAAGACAACAAGGCTGAATCAAGATGGGTCAGCAGCCATTTGATTGTTCTAAGCAGGACACTTCATGCAGTGACAGTGGagccagaaaggaaggagagtgtCAAGGGATTTTTGAAAAGTGGATTGTTCAGACATGGCTGAACCGAGGTGAGTTGAAGGTACAGGAAATTGTTGAGGATGGATGCAAATTTCTAGTTTGGATTACTAAATAGGATgatgaaagacaaatatcatatgatttcactcatatgtggaatttaagaaacacaacagatgaatataggggacgggagggaaagataagaaaaaaacggagaaggaggcaaatcataagagacttcttcaaaacagagaagaaactgggggTTGCAGGAGGGTAGGtaagggggaatgggctaaatgggtgatgggcattaaggagggcatttcttgggatgagcactgggtgttgtatgtaagtgatgaaccactgggttctactcctgaaaccaatacgacactctatgttaactaacttgaaaaaaataaaataaaataataaaataaaataaaataaaataaaataatgaatgaatgaatgaatacataaatgaaggACAATGATGGTAGAACTCTCAAGATGGGGCTCTAGGTAACATTTCACAGCAAAGCAATTGGGTTACATAAGTCTGTAAAATTCaactctccctctctatttctctctgtcagTTTCTCTatctatgtatatgtaaaaatggacacatgcacacacacatatttttaaatttccggAATCACTACATATATCCTGACAGAATGGAAACCGTGGCTTTGCGAATTTCAGTACCTTTCATTATTGTATAATCATTTATGGAAATGGTTCTTTAAACCCTTCCCACTCCTGTCTTCACCTCCAACTCTCTTCCCACTTCGTTAACTCAGCACACTGAGGAAAAGGCAGCTCTAGTCTGCTCACCTGTAGAGTGGCATTCCAGACATATAGTTTCTTCTAAAAATGTCCCAGAATCCTGTGGCCACCGCTATTCCAAAGCTAAAAGAAGCTTTGGGATGTGTGGGAATGTAAAACCTTGCTTGAAACTGAAAGGATCATAGATAGTGAAAGGGATTCAAAACAAGAGATCCTCTGATGCCTCGTTCCTGAGGTTGCTCCACCCACAGACCAGTGGCATGGGCAAAAGCTGAGAGTATGTTAAAACGCAGTATCTCAAGCCCTACACTGGCCTTATTAAATCAACAATCTGCTTTTGAACGACAAGATTCCCTCGTTATACCTGCGCACATTAAAGTTTAGgggttttagaaaatattatcatCAGACCACAGATACTAAGATTTTGATTTAATTGATATGGGGTACAATCTAGatatagagatttttaaaaacacccttgattattttaaatgtgcctCCATAAGTGAGAAACACTAATAtaacccaaaactaatataaaattaaactCCTTTGAAGATTGAACTTAATGCATTTAATGCTATTTTATAAGAGCTCCCCTGATATGAGTGTCCAATT from Panthera tigris isolate Pti1 chromosome D1, P.tigris_Pti1_mat1.1, whole genome shotgun sequence includes the following:
- the LOC102953153 gene encoding putative olfactory receptor 8G2, with amino-acid sequence MDPGNISTVTEFILAGLTEKTGFQLPLSFFFLGVYVVTVVGNLAMITLIGLSAHLHTPMYYFLSNLSFIDLCHSTVITPKMLVNFVTEKNIISYSACMTQLYFFLLFAISECHMLAAMAYDRYAAICNPLLYNVVMSSHICFRLTVGVYILGIVGSTIHTGFMMRLLFCQRNVINHYFCDLFPLLEISCSSIFINELLVLVLSAFNILTPAFTILASYIFIIASILRIRSTEGRCKAFRTCSSHISAVAVFFGSAAFMYLQPSSVSSMDQGRVSSVFYTTIVPMLNPLIYSLQNKDVKFALKKIQGSRKCS